The following nucleotide sequence is from Mangifera indica cultivar Alphonso chromosome 1, CATAS_Mindica_2.1, whole genome shotgun sequence.
TTTATCTGatatcaatatttgattttgttttctcaaaaaATGTAGCTAATGTGAAAAAGTTTCAGCAAACTGACAAGGATATTAAAAGATGGTCTCAGTGGCAATTCTCAAACTGTTATGGTGGCAACCATATCACCAGTTGACAGTCAATATCATCACACTGTGAATACCCTAAAATATGCTGACCGGGCGAAGGAAATAAGAACACATATTCAGGTAGAACATGATTTTGGGTTGTATCAACTCGGTTTAGTAGGGTTTCAGTTCTGAGCAGTACAGTGTATTGTTGTGTGTTCTGATTATTTATGACTAGGTTGCATACCATTTATTACTAGCAATTGGTGCTCTGTTGCTTTTTGTTTAATGAAAGTGATGCTGTTTCTTTTTTGggaatgttttattatcttttttgcTATAATTAATGTAATTCCTGTACGTCTGTGTGCTGCATAAACTTGCATATCATAGGCTTCAGTCCGGTGCAATATGTGTACGATGTatgtatttttgaatatatatatatacatgaatatatgtatgtatgtatgtattgtGTATTGTCTGTGAGATCAgtaacatagtaatcatttgtGAGAATGATTGTTCAGAAAAACATTGGTACAGTTGATACCCATGTATCAGACTACCAGAGGATGATTGACAATCTTCAGGTTAGTTGCTAATTGCTAAATATTTGTAATTCTGATTAGCATTTTCTATAGATTGGACTTAACATTATTTGATTGTACAGATTGAGGTCTGCCGACTGAAAAAGGAACTAGCTGAAAAGGAATCACAGCTAAGTATCAAACCTGCTGAAAAATCTGCAGATGATGAGCTGTCTTGGTTGGATATTTTGAGCCATGAAATCAGTGAAAATGTCCAGGATAGGATTAATTTACAGAAGGCTTTATTTGAGCTTGAGGAAGTGAACATTCGTATACGTTCTGAACTCCAACATCTTGATGAGGCTATTGCAAAATACCAGGTTGTGCTGTTTATTGGTGCTTACTGTTTATTTTGCTCTAAGCTTTCATCTTTCTTACTTATGCTTAGTTCTCCTCAGCTCTATCAATTTAGTTACAgttatgattttttcaaactaggTTTTATTGATGGTCTGATGATCTCTAATGAAATTGGCACGTCAGCTAGGACTGCCAAAAGTcttataagaaaaaagaaaagaaaaagaaatagtacCTAGTCAACAAATCTACTCTTGATTATCAAAGAAATAGTAGCATAATTTCATTTCACTCGTTGGTTTGAGGTGTGGTTGAGGGTCTTCCCTCGGCACAAATAACTACTGCTGATATATTACCAGATGGTTCTTTATCAAAACAAAGaagttttagataattttttaactggAGTTCCATTTTCTGTGGCAGGCTACTGAGAAAGATGAAGCAGTTGTAGAGGCCTTGAGAGCAAGGAGGCAAGTAATTCTCGATAACATACGTGACAATGACGAGGCTGGTGTCAATTATCAAAAGGTAATATTTGAACTATGATCAGGCCTTGGAAAGATTATAGTTTTCATCTGTTTTAAACAATACCACGAATGATACTGTTTATAGGAAATTGAAGCAAATGAGAGTCATCGATGTGAACTCCAAGACATGATTGATGAAGCCATCAGTAACAATGGCAATAAGACCTACTTGCTCATTCTCAGCCAATATAGAATCCTGGTGAGTGGATTTAAGCAGTTTCAATCTACTAGCAATTAGCTGTTGCTGTATTTGGCATCTCCAGTTTTCtgatttaatagtttatataaaaataagttactAAGATCGTTACTGTTTGTTGAGTCAAAATGGTTGACTGCTTAATAACCCATCACTGAAAATGAATGGTACTcaatatttaatgttattagAAGCTAGGACAGGCcttgtcatttttatttttatcctgaCATAGTATGATTTTACTTTATGGGCTACCTTTCTGTGAGAGGCCCATATACTGCTGTGATTTACTTTATCTGGGCAATATATCATTTCAAAAGATTTTTGAAGACATGAGTTTAGACGTAAACTTACTATGAGAAGCTCACAGTTGTATTTCATTGATGTAGGGAATGGCTAATATTGAGCTTCAGTTTGAAATGGCATTGAGGGATCAAGTGATTCACAACCAACGGGAAACACAGAGGAACATGTGGAAATTGCTCATGACAACAGGAATTGATGAAAAACGTTTACTCAACCTTGCAGCCAAGAAGGGAATAACAAATGAAGATTGGAATATCACTTCTCAAGTGGGGCTTCCAAATAATCAGCAGTCACCGAATTTAGCTTATGGAAGATATTATCCTGTTGGTTATAGTCCTTTAATTGGACATTCATATCCTAGACCATCTTGCATGTTCCCACAATGTGATGACTTAAGTTCAAGGTCATTATTACCCTTGGATCTAGCTCCCACCTTTTTTACAGAGGATCgtaattcatattatttgttgtcTCACGATCACTCTCCATCAGCACATGTAAGGCTGAGAAAGAGTAGTGAGCTTTGGACTGGTTGCAGGCCAGTTTCATGGTGTGGCACTCCTAGTAAAAGTCCCCGAGATATTTGCAATTCTTGTCCAGAGATCAGAACTCAGGCCTTACCATATAAAGCTAGCCACGAATCAGGTTCCCCTGGCAGTGCTGATTTTGGCCGGCGCCACAAGGTGCGCATGCAATTGATTTATATTCTGTAGATTCTAACTTCTGTCTTTTCTAACAAATGTTAGAACAATATTTTGAGGAAAGCAAGTATTTTAGTCTAAGTTTCCATAATAGTCTGTGCACTTTGTAGGTTTTATACGGTTGTCTCATCTGTCACATCTTATAAATCTAACCGCATGTCATGTGTGCTTATACAGGATATGTGGAGGCTTACTCAGAAGCAAAATCTGCTTGAGAGCCCTCGAGTTGGAAAGAGTTGTTGGATTTAACCCCACGGAAGAGGACTTTGGCATTTGTCGCTCAAACCATGTGCttcaaaacaccaaatacccaaaCCACCCATATTTATCTCACATTCTCCATTTGGCAGTGTTTGTCATAGCCCTGAAACATGGGATGAGGCCACCCCTCCATTTTTGTATAGCCCTCTGTAAAACATAAACACAAAAATAGCAGCCACCAATTGGTTATGTTCTCACCTGCCCCCCTCTACACAGTCATGGCTGTGTAGAGCTGAATTTGCTGTGATCTGTCATACTTAACGGACTGTGTCGTGCTAAGGTCGGTCAAAGGGTAGGTCTTGTAAGCTGTCGGCTCAATGCATGGCAAAATCCAGGACACAGCCAAAGGCCTTTTAGACCATATTTTTGTTGGTCTTTAGAATATCAGTTCATcctattataaatttattttaactttttaaaattatttttaaatttttaaattatattttttttgagtCATGCTAGACTGAAACAGACTTTAAACTCAACCCATACAATCTGCAGACCTGACAATACCTTCAAAAAAGCGGGACGTTCCCCTGCAACGCGGTTCATCCCAGTCATGTATACCTGTCGGCATCACACCACCTCCCTTATATCGAATTTCTGCACAACGTTTGCCACCACTGTCATTAAGTCACCACCATCCAAATTTGTCCAACATTTTCGCCGTCTGCCCCTCTCCATACTATCAAATGTGAATTATTCTTTATGAAGTTTATAGACAGTAGTTAAGGGCAGAAAGGCCACGAACTTGCTACCCCGGTGGCACCGGCAAAGCGGAGTAATCGTCTAATTATTGCAGCTGGAGCAAAGCCTATCAGGTTCATTCTACGTGCAGATCTTACTCTTGTGCAAAAAACACTGAGCTGTCATTAGGGGTTGCAAATTCATGCGTGTGTAACATgggtataaaaataatttaattttgagcgGCGCACTTGTTGATTTATATGCTAATTTTGGTTCCATTTTGGACGCAAGAAACGTATTTGGTAGAATGGAAAGACATGATCGAGTATCTTGGACCTCGATTATAAGTGGGTTCTAACAAAATGGGCATGGGAGGGAATCCATTTCAATGTTCAAAGAGATGTCTAGCTCTCATATTAAACCTAATTGTTATACCTATGTTGGGCTTATTAGTGCATGCACAGGGCATAAGTTATAATGCTCCATGTCCATGTCATCAAGCTGGTGATGCCGCTCCATATGTAAATACATATGCCACGGCTAGTTTATGGGCTGAAGTAGTTGAGTGAAGAAATTGATGTAACAGAAGGGAAAAGGGAAAGTGCAGGGTGGTGTTGGGTTGAGCTGAGATAGGCAAAGGGGTTCGTGTTTTCTCAGTTGTTGATGCAATTCACCCTCAATCCCAAGAGATCTATTGTGAATTGGGCAAGCTGCACCTGGAAGTAAGGGCTGGTTACACGCCTAAACATCtatataaattagaaattttgatttgtgaATGTTTCTGATCTTATCAGGATTGTAAAGGGTCAGTTGACAACTCTTAGGAGCAAGAGCACTTTCACTGCAGATTCTATGGAGCAGCAGCTGCAAAAGAGAAACTAGGTTCTTCATCTGACATTGTTGTGagatgtttattattattattattattattattattttggatgCTTCTTACAATTCAATATGCGTTTGAAACATGTGTTACTATTGTTCTGGGAAAAAAATTTGCTCCTCAAAAGTTCCATTTTCCCGATATACCAGTTATTTATTTCTTAACATAGAGGTTTGATGCTGTCTACCGCAATGAAATGTACTATAATCTTGAACTGACGGGTAGTCTTGCTGGGTCATCTAACCGTTGTCCATGGGCTGCAAACCTACCTAAAGATTGGGCTATGCTAACCACAATtccacaaataaaaaaatatcaaggatattttaaaaaaaaaaccaattctAATTCTCTGTTTTAGGGATTAATTAATTGTCCGTTGTTTATGTTTAACACAATCATTATCCATGtccaattcaattatttttgagGTGGACCCTTGCTCTGGGGAGTTGGACACCCAACCACACTGCAATTTGCCACCAAAAACTCGAAGTCGTAGGCATAGAAACCATATAAGACAAACATAATAACTTTATGGATATTGGGCCACAAAATTGTACTTGCTCCGATGCTCGTCTGACATGCCAGCTTGTAGGGTGAAACAACCTTAATTAATGCCCCGTTCCTCAGGACTCCGGACCAATTAAATCCTAAGAATTTAGTAAGAATCAATTTTTGCATGAAATGGTTATTCAATTGCTTAACCCAATTCTCCCCTTCCATCTTGAAAGACGAAGCACCTTTGCAAGAAAAATGTAAAGAAACAAGAACTAGAAAATCACTTAATAtg
It contains:
- the LOC123192716 gene encoding kinesin-like protein KIN-8B: MPTIRASATKKTTTLTVAVKCRRLTGREHGRDIVRVNDNKEVVVLDPDLSKDYPERIEYRTKEKKYSFDYAFSSDCTNSDVYAQCISSVISGVVQGLNATVFAYGSTGSGKTYTMVGTNSDPGLMVLSLHRIFDLIKKDKSSDEFEVTCSYLEVHNEVIYDLLEKSSGHLELREDPVHGMVVAGLRCIKVHSADKILELLNLGNSRRKTESTEANATSSRSHAVLEITVKRRQKNKYLNQIMRGKLALVDLAGSERAFETNSGGRKLRDGANINRSLLALANCINALGKQQKKGLAYVPYRNSKLTRILKDGLSGNSQTVMVATISPVDSQYHHTVNTLKYADRAKEIRTHIQKNIGTVDTHVSDYQRMIDNLQIEVCRLKKELAEKESQLSIKPAEKSADDELSWLDILSHEISENVQDRINLQKALFELEEVNIRIRSELQHLDEAIAKYQATEKDEAVVEALRARRQVILDNIRDNDEAGVNYQKEIEANESHRCELQDMIDEAISNNGNKTYLLILSQYRILGMANIELQFEMALRDQVIHNQRETQRNMWKLLMTTGIDEKRLLNLAAKKGITNEDWNITSQVGLPNNQQSPNLAYGRYYPVGYSPLIGHSYPRPSCMFPQCDDLSSRSLLPLDLAPTFFTEDRNSYYLLSHDHSPSAHVRLRKSSELWTGCRPVSWCGTPSKSPRDICNSCPEIRTQALPYKASHESGSPGSADFGRRHKDMWRLTQKQNLLESPRVGKSCWI